The Nostoc sp. 'Lobaria pulmonaria (5183) cyanobiont' genome window below encodes:
- the psaA gene encoding photosystem I core protein PsaA, which translates to MTISPPEREEKKARVIVENDPVPTSFERWAQPGHFDKSLARGPKTTTWIWNLHALAHDFDTHTSDLEDISRKIFSAHFGHLAVVMVWLSGMIFHGAKFSNYEAWLSDPLNVKPSAQVVWPIVGQDILNADVGGGFHGIQITSGLFQVWRGWGITNSFQLYVTAIGGLVLAGLFLFAGWFHYHKRAPKLEWFQNVESMLNHHLQVLLGCGSLGWAGHLIHVSAPTNKLLDAGVALKDIPLPHEFILNKDLLTELYPSFAAGLAPFFTLNWGQYADFLTFKGGLNPVTGGLWMTDISHHHLAIAVLFIVAGHQYRTNWGIGHSIKEILENHKGPFTGEGHKGLYENLTTSWHAQLATNLAFLGSLTIIIAHHMYAMPPYPYLATDYATQLCIFTHHMWIGAFCIVGGAAHAAIFMVRDYDPVVNQNNLLDRVIRHRDAIISHLNWVCIFLGFHSFGLYIHNDTMRALGRPQDLFSDTGIQLQPVFAQWIQNIHALAPGTTAPNALEPVSYVFGGGVLAVGGKVAAAPIVLGTADFLIHHIHAFTIHVTVLILLKGVLYARSSRLIPDKANLGFRFPCDGPGRGGTCQVSGWDHVFLGLFWMYNSLSIVIFHFSWKMQSDVWGTVDADGTVTHITGGNFAQSAITINGWLRDFLWAQATQVINSYGSALSAYGLMFLGAHFVWAFSLMFLFSGRGYWQELIESIVWAHNKLKVAPAIQPRALSIIQGRAVGVAHYLLGGIATTWAFFHAHILSVG; encoded by the coding sequence ATGACAATAAGTCCTCCGGAGCGAGAGGAAAAAAAGGCAAGAGTAATCGTCGAGAACGATCCAGTTCCAACCTCATTCGAGAGATGGGCGCAACCTGGACACTTTGACAAATCCTTAGCCAGAGGTCCCAAAACCACCACATGGATTTGGAACCTGCACGCACTCGCCCATGATTTTGATACACATACAAGCGATTTAGAAGATATATCCCGTAAGATATTCTCAGCCCACTTTGGCCACTTAGCCGTAGTGATGGTTTGGTTGAGCGGGATGATTTTCCACGGCGCGAAGTTTTCTAACTATGAAGCTTGGCTAAGTGACCCGTTAAACGTTAAGCCTAGTGCTCAAGTCGTTTGGCCCATTGTGGGACAAGACATTTTAAACGCTGATGTTGGCGGTGGTTTCCACGGGATTCAAATCACCTCCGGTTTGTTCCAAGTATGGCGTGGTTGGGGGATTACAAACTCCTTCCAGCTTTACGTAACTGCGATCGGTGGCTTGGTATTAGCAGGCTTATTCCTATTTGCCGGCTGGTTCCACTACCACAAACGCGCTCCCAAACTGGAATGGTTCCAGAATGTGGAATCAATGTTGAATCACCACTTGCAAGTACTGCTAGGTTGTGGTTCCTTGGGATGGGCAGGTCACTTAATCCACGTGTCCGCACCGACCAACAAGCTTTTGGATGCAGGCGTTGCTCTTAAAGACATACCCCTGCCCCATGAGTTCATCTTGAACAAAGACTTGTTGACGGAGTTGTATCCCAGCTTTGCTGCTGGTTTAGCACCTTTCTTCACCTTGAACTGGGGTCAGTATGCTGACTTCCTGACCTTCAAGGGCGGTCTGAACCCAGTAACAGGCGGCTTGTGGATGACTGATATTTCTCATCACCACTTAGCGATCGCAGTTCTGTTTATCGTTGCTGGTCATCAATACCGTACTAACTGGGGTATTGGTCACAGCATTAAAGAGATCCTCGAAAACCACAAAGGTCCTTTCACCGGTGAAGGTCACAAAGGTCTCTACGAAAACCTGACCACATCTTGGCACGCTCAACTGGCTACTAACCTGGCCTTCTTGGGTTCGCTGACCATCATCATCGCGCATCACATGTACGCGATGCCCCCCTATCCATATTTGGCAACTGACTATGCTACGCAGTTGTGCATCTTCACCCACCACATGTGGATTGGTGCATTCTGTATAGTCGGCGGTGCGGCTCACGCTGCCATATTCATGGTGCGGGATTACGATCCAGTTGTGAATCAAAACAACTTGCTGGATCGGGTGATTCGTCACCGTGACGCGATTATTTCTCACCTGAACTGGGTGTGTATTTTCCTCGGCTTCCATAGCTTTGGACTTTACATCCACAACGACACAATGCGTGCATTGGGTCGTCCTCAAGACTTGTTCTCTGATACAGGGATTCAATTGCAGCCAGTATTTGCCCAGTGGATACAAAATATCCATGCCTTGGCTCCTGGTACAACTGCACCCAATGCCCTAGAACCAGTTAGCTATGTCTTTGGCGGCGGTGTCTTGGCTGTTGGCGGAAAAGTGGCAGCTGCACCCATTGTTTTGGGGACAGCGGACTTCCTAATTCACCACATTCACGCTTTCACCATTCACGTCACCGTCCTAATTCTGCTTAAAGGTGTGCTGTACGCCCGTAGTTCTCGTCTGATTCCAGACAAGGCAAACTTGGGCTTCCGCTTCCCTTGCGACGGCCCCGGTCGTGGCGGTACCTGTCAAGTCTCTGGTTGGGATCACGTATTCCTCGGACTCTTCTGGATGTACAACTCCTTGTCTATTGTAATTTTCCACTTCAGCTGGAAGATGCAATCAGATGTCTGGGGAACCGTAGATGCAGATGGTACTGTAACTCACATCACTGGTGGTAACTTCGCCCAAAGTGCAATTACCATCAACGGTTGGTTGCGAGACTTCTTGTGGGCACAAGCTACACAAGTCATCAATTCCTACGGCAGTGCGCTATCTGCCTATGGACTCATGTTCTTAGGCGCTCACTTTGTTTGGGCATTCAGCTTGATGTTCCTGTTCAGTGGTCGTGGCTACTGGCAAGAACTGATTGAGTCCATTGTTTGGGCACATAATAAACTGAAGGTAGCTCCAGCAATTCAGCCTCGCGCTCTGAGCATTATTCAGGGTCGGGCTGTAGGGGTAGCTCACTACCTCTTAGGAGGAATTGCCACAACTTGGGCATTCTTCCATGCACACATCCTTTCAGTAGGGTAG
- a CDS encoding Uma2 family endonuclease, producing the protein MVTLQLSQIRVPPGQRIILEDVSWQVFEAILNQLGEHRRSRLAYSQGTLEIMAPLPEHERSKVIIGDLVKALLDELNLNWESLGSTTFKRKDISAGIEPDDCFYIQNYKLMIGKDRIDLTVDPPPDLAIEIDVTSKTQISAYEALRVPEIWRYESKNLEISLLQGKQYVKSLISPTFPTFSIMELIPRFVEMARTTGMSSGLRVFRQSVRKQIQDSQGE; encoded by the coding sequence ATGGTTACTCTTCAACTCAGCCAAATTCGAGTTCCACCAGGGCAAAGAATAATACTGGAAGATGTGAGTTGGCAAGTATTTGAAGCAATTCTCAACCAGTTAGGGGAACATCGCAGGAGCCGATTAGCATACAGCCAAGGAACTTTAGAAATTATGGCTCCATTACCAGAACACGAACGATCTAAGGTAATTATCGGAGACTTGGTGAAAGCTTTGTTAGATGAACTCAATCTGAATTGGGAGTCTTTAGGTTCAACTACCTTTAAACGAAAAGATATAAGTGCAGGTATTGAACCCGATGATTGTTTTTATATTCAAAACTATAAGCTCATGATTGGCAAAGACAGGATCGACCTAACTGTTGATCCTCCTCCTGATTTAGCGATTGAAATTGATGTCACCTCTAAAACCCAAATTAGTGCCTACGAAGCGTTGAGAGTACCTGAAATTTGGCGATATGAAAGCAAAAACCTAGAAATTAGCTTGCTGCAAGGCAAACAATATGTGAAGTCTCTCATCAGCCCCACATTTCCTACTTTTTCTATCATGGAACTCATTCCCCGGTTTGTGGAAATGGCACGAACTACAGGAATGAGTTCAGGACTTAGAGTATTTCGACAATCGGTAAGAAAACAAATACAAGACAGCCAAGGCGAATAG
- a CDS encoding KGK domain-containing protein: MKNKFIPLDCGDDVILFENNTYKVSKLRELVIRQFIKKWRQEICTYKTQIKNDLVGSLFSSISAGDESIPFSEIKLNAAKDCQVLKIDGKGWQKGKLEIKIFIYPNSHKPNSVCLEFHPDEPIEIK, encoded by the coding sequence ATGAAAAATAAATTCATTCCTCTAGACTGTGGAGATGATGTCATTTTATTTGAGAATAATACTTATAAAGTAAGTAAGTTAAGAGAGTTAGTTATACGACAATTTATAAAAAAATGGCGTCAGGAAATTTGTACATATAAAACTCAAATTAAGAATGATTTAGTTGGTAGTTTGTTTAGCAGTATCTCTGCTGGAGACGAGTCTATACCCTTTAGTGAAATTAAACTAAATGCTGCCAAAGATTGTCAGGTTCTTAAAATTGATGGCAAAGGTTGGCAGAAAGGCAAATTAGAAATTAAAATATTTATATATCCTAATAGTCATAAACCAAATAGTGTATGTCTTGAATTTCATCCAGATGAACCTATTGAGATAAAATAA
- a CDS encoding bleomycin hydrolase, protein MKSVITTVITSADAAGRFPSTSDLESVQGSIQRANARLEAAEKLASGIDAVAKEGYDAAFKKYPYLNQDGEAGDTQVKKDKCLRDIKHYLRLINYSLVVGGTGPLDEWGIAGAREVYRSLNLPTAPYVTAMTYTRDRACAPRDLSPQALVEFRNLLDYVINSLS, encoded by the coding sequence ATGAAATCAGTTATCACCACGGTTATTACATCTGCTGATGCAGCAGGTCGTTTCCCATCCACCTCTGACCTAGAGTCCGTCCAAGGTAGCATTCAACGTGCTAACGCTCGTCTAGAAGCTGCTGAAAAACTGGCTTCTGGGATCGATGCTGTAGCTAAAGAAGGTTATGATGCAGCCTTCAAGAAGTATCCTTACTTGAACCAAGACGGTGAAGCTGGCGACACCCAAGTTAAAAAAGATAAGTGCCTCCGCGACATCAAGCACTACCTGCGCCTAATCAACTACAGCTTAGTTGTGGGTGGTACTGGGCCTTTGGACGAGTGGGGTATTGCAGGTGCTCGTGAAGTGTATCGCTCTTTGAATCTGCCTACTGCTCCCTACGTTACCGCAATGACTTACACCCGCGATCGCGCTTGCGCTCCTCGTGATTTGTCTCCTCAAGCGTTGGTTGAGTTCCGCAATCTCCTTGACTACGTAATCAACTCCCTGTCATAG
- a CDS encoding thioredoxin-like domain-containing protein — protein sequence MIPRVRAPELPQNYSWLNTDKPLSLKQFKGRVVILDFWTYCCINCLHILPNLKYLEQKYKDSLTIIGVHSAKFDNEKETENIRQAILRYDIEHSVVVDSGFRIWEEYAVRAWPTLIIIDPEGYVIGQISGEGNRDTLDELIQKLIQQHQDKGTINFQEISLTLEKQRQPLITPLAFPGKVLATQAGLFIADSGHHRLVVSSFDGEILYLIGTGKSGLTDGAFNEAQFFAPQGMAYDAENQILYLADTENHALRRVDLKRQIVETIAGTGEQSRNIHPHGGAGLETALNSPWDLVKVGNTLFIAMAGPHQIWQMDLETDIIKTYAGTGAEACIDGSLTESAFAQPSGITNNGQELYIADSEVSSIRGIEIVEPYQVRTICGSGGLFGFGDVDGQAEDVRLQHCLGVEYAQNFLWVADTYNHKIKLVSPGGNCQTVLGNGSAGLQNGQGKNTQFFEPSGLSAMDSYLYIADTNNHAIRRVDLNTFEVKTLEFIGLCAPDVCIPPNL from the coding sequence ATGATTCCCCGTGTTAGAGCGCCAGAATTACCACAAAATTACTCTTGGCTCAATACCGATAAACCATTGTCTCTTAAACAATTCAAAGGTAGAGTCGTAATTTTAGACTTTTGGACATACTGCTGTATCAATTGTCTGCATATCCTGCCAAACCTGAAATATTTAGAACAAAAATATAAAGATAGTCTTACTATTATCGGCGTTCACTCTGCCAAATTTGACAACGAAAAGGAAACAGAAAATATTCGCCAAGCTATCCTGCGCTATGACATTGAACATTCTGTTGTCGTTGACAGTGGCTTTCGGATTTGGGAAGAGTATGCTGTGCGTGCTTGGCCTACGTTAATCATTATTGATCCAGAAGGTTACGTGATTGGCCAGATTTCTGGTGAAGGAAACCGTGACACTTTAGATGAGTTGATTCAAAAGTTAATTCAGCAACATCAAGACAAAGGCACAATTAATTTCCAAGAAATCAGCTTGACTTTAGAAAAACAGCGCCAACCATTAATTACACCTTTAGCTTTTCCTGGTAAAGTTCTGGCTACCCAAGCAGGTTTGTTTATCGCTGACTCTGGACATCACCGCCTTGTTGTGAGTAGCTTTGATGGAGAAATTTTGTACTTAATTGGTACTGGAAAATCTGGCTTAACCGATGGTGCTTTTAACGAAGCGCAATTTTTTGCACCGCAAGGAATGGCTTATGATGCCGAAAATCAGATTCTTTACCTTGCTGATACAGAAAATCATGCGCTGCGGCGAGTTGATTTAAAGCGCCAAATAGTCGAAACTATTGCGGGAACTGGCGAACAAAGCCGTAATATCCATCCTCATGGCGGTGCTGGTTTAGAAACCGCACTGAATTCCCCTTGGGATTTAGTGAAAGTAGGAAATACCCTATTTATTGCAATGGCTGGGCCGCATCAAATTTGGCAAATGGATTTAGAAACTGACATCATCAAAACTTATGCTGGTACTGGTGCAGAAGCGTGTATTGATGGTTCACTTACCGAATCTGCCTTTGCCCAACCTAGCGGTATTACTAATAATGGGCAAGAATTATATATAGCTGACAGTGAAGTTAGTTCAATTCGTGGTATTGAAATTGTCGAACCGTACCAAGTACGAACTATTTGCGGTAGTGGGGGTTTATTTGGTTTTGGCGATGTAGATGGACAGGCTGAAGATGTGCGTTTACAACACTGTTTAGGAGTGGAATACGCTCAGAATTTTTTGTGGGTGGCAGATACTTATAACCATAAAATTAAATTAGTAAGTCCTGGTGGTAATTGTCAAACAGTTTTGGGAAATGGTTCTGCTGGTTTACAAAATGGTCAAGGTAAAAATACTCAGTTTTTTGAACCTTCAGGATTGAGTGCTATGGATTCATATCTATATATTGCTGATACCAATAATCATGCCATCCGCCGCGTAGATTTGAATACTTTTGAAGTGAAAACACTAGAATTTATTGGGTTATGTGCGCCAGATGTTTGTATTCCGCCGAATTTATAG
- a CDS encoding NblA/ycf18 family protein, which produces MMDFPVELTLEQQFRLQNLKDQVKSLSQQEAQEFLLEVLRQMMVKDNLVKHLLKQA; this is translated from the coding sequence ATGATGGACTTTCCAGTCGAATTAACTTTAGAACAACAGTTTCGCTTACAAAATTTGAAAGATCAGGTAAAAAGTTTGAGTCAACAAGAGGCTCAAGAATTTTTACTAGAAGTTTTACGGCAGATGATGGTGAAAGATAATTTGGTCAAACATCTGCTGAAACAAGCTTGA
- a CDS encoding SIMPL domain-containing protein: MSYYYLASLKVNFGKTLLQMLPALCLLSLVGCQAAQSRVEPNISFQSQTLVVSGRGMIDIPKTNARVSLGVQVQGETSGFVQQELAKRSQAVVNLLKARQDVTKLETTSISLNPRYSQKDGNQIIGYYANNLVRFQIAPEKIGTLLDEAIKTGATRIDGVTLVASDEAIAAAQKQAIDAASKDARSQADAALSALQLKQQQIVSIQINGARPPIPVAMEMTDLIQKAAPMNLANTAVVAGEQRIEAFVTLQVRYQPAQQ, from the coding sequence ATGTCTTACTATTATTTGGCAAGTTTGAAAGTTAATTTTGGTAAAACCTTACTACAGATGCTACCTGCTTTATGTTTGTTGAGTTTGGTAGGTTGTCAAGCGGCTCAAAGCCGAGTTGAGCCAAATATATCATTCCAATCTCAAACACTTGTGGTTTCTGGGCGAGGGATGATAGATATTCCCAAAACAAATGCGCGAGTCAGTTTAGGCGTTCAGGTGCAGGGTGAAACTTCTGGATTTGTTCAACAGGAACTTGCTAAGCGATCGCAAGCAGTAGTTAACTTATTAAAAGCGCGTCAAGATGTGACTAAATTAGAAACCACCAGTATCAGTCTAAATCCCCGCTACAGCCAAAAAGATGGGAACCAAATAATTGGCTATTATGCAAATAATCTTGTCCGCTTCCAAATTGCCCCAGAAAAAATTGGCACGTTGTTGGATGAAGCGATTAAAACAGGAGCGACACGAATTGATGGTGTAACATTAGTAGCATCAGATGAGGCGATCGCTGCTGCACAAAAACAGGCGATCGATGCAGCCTCGAAAGATGCTCGCTCTCAAGCAGATGCAGCTCTTAGTGCTTTGCAACTCAAGCAACAGCAAATTGTCAGCATTCAAATTAACGGTGCTCGTCCACCTATACCAGTAGCAATGGAAATGACTGACTTAATACAGAAAGCGGCTCCAATGAATTTAGCCAACACGGCTGTTGTTGCTGGAGAACAAAGAATAGAAGCTTTTGTCACGTTGCAAGTTCGCTATCAACCCGCTCAACAATAA
- a CDS encoding DUF952 domain-containing protein, whose amino-acid sequence MNTILHITKRQQWEQAKNIGRYRADSSDKEGFTHCSKSTQILKVAKRFFDNQKELVLLFIDSEKVQAEIRYEPAEIGELFPHIYGELNIDAVYQVIDFEAGEDSLFELPQEVIDLK is encoded by the coding sequence ATGAATACTATCCTCCACATCACCAAACGCCAACAATGGGAACAAGCAAAAAACATCGGTAGATATCGCGCTGATTCGTCAGACAAGGAAGGTTTTACGCATTGTTCAAAATCAACGCAAATACTCAAGGTTGCAAAGAGATTTTTTGATAATCAAAAAGAATTAGTACTACTTTTTATTGATTCTGAAAAAGTCCAAGCTGAAATTCGCTATGAACCTGCTGAAATAGGAGAATTATTTCCTCACATTTATGGTGAGTTAAATATTGATGCTGTGTATCAGGTGATTGATTTTGAAGCTGGGGAAGATAGTTTATTTGAGTTGCCGCAAGAAGTTATAGATTTAAAATAA
- a CDS encoding phycobiliprotein lyase, whose protein sequence is MDAMEFFQLSAGKWRSQRATHHLAFKRSETGESDIQVETLDADHPEIIELCRYHEIDPSLSVGGSRVRWLGTMAWDREDEENHQGKTIFAIVPDGDNPRQGKLLRERGYAEIVPVVGLFHMDDEDGLVLTTEYETMSSIERFWFASPNMRLRTSTVKRFGGFSTASFCTESRIEASVEASSSEEVTERQGADVLEKRQFYSVLGW, encoded by the coding sequence ATAGACGCAATGGAATTTTTTCAGCTAAGTGCTGGTAAGTGGCGATCGCAACGTGCAACTCATCATCTGGCGTTCAAGCGCTCAGAGACGGGAGAATCGGATATACAGGTAGAAACTCTGGATGCCGATCATCCAGAAATCATCGAACTGTGCCGATATCATGAGATTGACCCCAGCCTTTCAGTCGGTGGCTCGCGTGTGCGTTGGCTAGGCACAATGGCTTGGGATCGAGAGGATGAGGAGAATCATCAGGGAAAAACCATATTTGCGATCGTGCCTGATGGCGATAACCCAAGGCAAGGCAAATTACTCCGTGAAAGAGGTTACGCCGAAATTGTCCCTGTAGTCGGTCTTTTTCACATGGATGATGAAGATGGACTAGTGTTGACAACCGAATATGAAACAATGAGTTCCATTGAGCGATTCTGGTTCGCCAGCCCAAATATGCGACTACGAACCAGTACAGTCAAACGGTTTGGCGGCTTTAGCACCGCATCGTTTTGTACTGAAAGCCGCATTGAAGCTTCTGTTGAGGCTTCTAGCTCAGAAGAAGTAACAGAAAGACAAGGAGCGGATGTTTTAGAAAAAAGACAGTTTTATTCAGTTTTGGGCTGGTGA
- a CDS encoding bleomycin hydrolase: MVLDAFSKAVIAADAKTAPIGGADLAALKSFIAEGNKRLDAVNAIASNSSCAVSDAIAGIACENQGLIQAGGNLYPTRRHAACLRDAEIMLRYVTYALLAGDSSVLDDRALNGLKETYTALGVPTGSSVRAVQLLKAISVAHITNTNTEANAGKRFRKQEVVQGDCSALAAEAASYFDRIISALS; the protein is encoded by the coding sequence ATGGTTCTTGATGCTTTTTCCAAAGCTGTAATTGCGGCTGATGCCAAAACCGCTCCTATCGGTGGTGCTGACTTGGCAGCCCTTAAGTCTTTCATCGCTGAAGGCAACAAGCGCCTTGATGCAGTGAATGCGATCGCTAGCAACTCTAGCTGTGCCGTTTCTGATGCCATTGCTGGGATTGCCTGTGAAAACCAAGGTTTAATTCAAGCTGGTGGTAACCTGTACCCAACTCGTCGCCATGCTGCTTGCCTACGTGATGCCGAAATCATGCTGCGTTACGTGACCTATGCGCTATTGGCTGGTGATTCTTCTGTTTTGGACGATCGTGCTCTGAATGGGCTAAAAGAAACCTACACAGCTTTGGGCGTCCCCACCGGCTCTTCTGTACGTGCTGTACAGCTCCTGAAGGCTATCAGCGTTGCTCACATCACTAACACCAACACTGAAGCTAATGCTGGTAAAAGGTTCCGCAAGCAAGAAGTAGTTCAAGGCGACTGCTCTGCTCTAGCTGCTGAAGCTGCTAGCTACTTTGATCGCATTATTTCTGCTCTGAGCTAA
- the glsA gene encoding glutaminase A has product MKRLDRLITTELSAWVQQAKTQAEQGQVPDRIPQLAKANSGWFAVYICCKSGKTISFGDTARVFPLMSVIKTFSLLYLLEHLGAEKVFGWVGVEPSDAPFNSLEQLISDRGHPRNPMINSGAITLSDKLPGKDANQRTLFFCQWLNQLAGCQLSLDEVMLASVRLTRSKANEAIANYLAQAGHLENIETALDTYEQICCLSGRVEDLALLGKLLACENSCLSPQNRRIVNTVMSTCGLYEASAEFAVRIGLPMKSGIGGGLVAIVPGEGAIACYSPGLDNIGNPVGAIAFVEVLAQELQLSIFG; this is encoded by the coding sequence TTGAAAAGACTTGATAGATTAATTACCACAGAGTTATCAGCTTGGGTACAACAAGCGAAAACCCAAGCTGAACAAGGACAAGTTCCCGATCGCATTCCGCAATTAGCTAAAGCTAATTCTGGTTGGTTTGCAGTTTATATCTGCTGTAAATCGGGGAAAACTATCAGCTTTGGGGATACAGCTCGTGTTTTCCCGCTAATGAGCGTGATTAAGACATTTTCTCTACTTTATCTGCTAGAACATCTAGGAGCAGAAAAGGTTTTCGGCTGGGTTGGGGTGGAACCATCAGATGCACCCTTCAATTCTTTAGAACAATTAATTAGCGATCGCGGGCATCCCCGCAACCCGATGATTAATAGTGGGGCAATTACCCTCTCTGATAAATTACCAGGAAAAGATGCTAATCAACGCACTCTTTTCTTTTGTCAATGGCTCAACCAATTAGCAGGTTGCCAACTAAGCTTAGATGAGGTGATGCTGGCTTCAGTGCGATTAACCCGCTCAAAAGCCAATGAAGCGATCGCTAATTATCTCGCCCAAGCCGGTCATCTCGAAAATATTGAAACAGCACTTGACACTTATGAGCAAATATGCTGTCTTTCTGGGCGAGTTGAAGATTTAGCTTTGTTGGGAAAACTGCTAGCTTGTGAAAATAGCTGTTTATCCCCACAAAACCGCCGGATTGTAAATACTGTAATGTCAACTTGTGGACTGTACGAAGCTTCTGCGGAGTTTGCAGTCAGGATTGGTCTACCGATGAAATCAGGGATTGGTGGTGGGCTTGTAGCAATAGTACCAGGTGAGGGAGCGATCGCTTGCTACAGTCCTGGGTTGGATAATATCGGAAATCCTGTAGGTGCGATCGCATTTGTTGAAGTTTTAGCGCAAGAGTTACAGTTGAGTATTTTTGGTTAA
- a CDS encoding phycobilisome rod-core linker polypeptide, with product MAIPLLEYDPSSQNQRVAAYEVPGDEQPRIFTTDNILSPSDLGDLIEAAYRQLFFYAFAADRETYLESQLRNGQITVRDFIRGLVLSNTFKKSFYDLNNNYRFVEQVIQRVLGRDPYNEREKIAWSIVVATKGIVGFIDEVLNTEEYLSNFGYSTVPYQRRRILPSQSEGELPFNIKSPRYEDYHRAKLGFPQIIWQVEVRRFLPQEQKVKAGDPSLFLNMAQSINATGNAPQRISPYNIDIEKSVPYRQLSGIK from the coding sequence GTGGCAATTCCTCTGTTAGAATATGACCCTTCAAGTCAAAATCAGCGTGTAGCTGCATACGAAGTACCGGGTGATGAACAGCCCAGGATTTTTACTACCGACAATATACTTTCTCCGTCAGATTTAGGTGATTTGATCGAAGCAGCATATCGTCAACTTTTCTTTTATGCTTTTGCTGCCGATCGCGAAACATATTTAGAGTCTCAACTCCGTAATGGACAAATTACAGTACGGGACTTTATTCGTGGGTTGGTGCTTTCTAATACCTTTAAGAAAAGCTTCTACGACCTCAACAATAATTATCGCTTTGTTGAGCAAGTAATTCAGCGGGTTCTAGGACGCGATCCCTACAACGAGCGGGAAAAAATCGCCTGGTCAATTGTAGTCGCTACCAAGGGTATTGTAGGCTTTATTGATGAAGTGCTCAACACTGAAGAGTACCTGAGCAATTTTGGATACTCCACAGTGCCTTATCAGCGCCGTCGGATACTGCCATCCCAATCTGAGGGTGAGTTGCCATTCAACATCAAATCTCCGCGATACGAAGATTACCACCGTGCTAAACTGGGTTTCCCCCAAATCATTTGGCAGGTCGAAGTACGCAGATTCCTCCCACAAGAGCAAAAAGTAAAGGCTGGAGATCCATCTCTATTCCTGAATATGGCACAAAGTATCAATGCAACTGGCAATGCTCCACAACGGATCTCGCCATACAACATCGATATCGAAAAGTCCGTACCTTATCGGCAACTGTCAGGAATTAAATAA
- a CDS encoding RluA family pseudouridine synthase — MHCVNTKGDRIDRYLSQELPDLSRSRIQQLIEQGHVQLNDQVCTSKKINVKLGDRITLEIPEVQPLELQAEDIPLDILYEDDQLLILNKPAGLVVHPAPGHPDGTLVNALLAHCPNLPGIGGVQRPGIVHRLDKDTTGAIAIAKTDIAHHHLQAQLKAKTARREYLGIVYGAPKTESGTIDLPIGRHPQDRKKMAVMPVEQGGRVAVTHWKVLERLGNFTLIHFQLETGRTHQIRVHSSKIGHPIVGDPVYSSGHSVGVNLPGQALHAWRLKLQHPLSEELIEVTATPPAHFKKLLEMLKRRTTL, encoded by the coding sequence ATACACTGCGTCAACACCAAAGGCGATCGCATCGACCGTTACCTTTCCCAAGAATTACCAGACTTATCCCGTTCCCGCATCCAACAGTTAATCGAACAGGGTCACGTCCAACTTAACGATCAAGTTTGCACATCTAAGAAGATCAATGTCAAGCTAGGCGATCGCATCACTCTCGAAATACCAGAAGTTCAACCTCTAGAATTGCAAGCAGAAGATATCCCCTTAGATATCCTTTACGAAGATGACCAGTTACTTATTCTCAATAAACCCGCAGGCTTAGTTGTCCATCCTGCGCCCGGTCATCCTGATGGTACTTTAGTAAATGCCCTATTGGCTCACTGTCCCAATTTACCAGGAATTGGCGGAGTCCAACGTCCGGGAATCGTCCATCGATTGGATAAGGATACAACGGGGGCGATCGCGATCGCTAAAACAGATATTGCCCATCATCATCTACAAGCACAGCTGAAAGCAAAAACTGCACGACGAGAATACTTGGGTATAGTTTACGGTGCGCCAAAAACTGAAAGTGGCACCATAGACTTGCCCATTGGTCGCCATCCCCAAGACCGCAAGAAAATGGCTGTTATGCCTGTTGAACAAGGCGGACGAGTCGCCGTCACTCACTGGAAAGTACTAGAACGTCTTGGTAACTTCACCTTAATTCACTTTCAATTAGAAACTGGACGCACCCATCAAATTCGTGTCCACAGCAGCAAAATTGGTCATCCCATTGTCGGCGACCCAGTTTATAGTTCTGGCCATTCCGTCGGGGTAAATTTGCCTGGTCAAGCACTACACGCTTGGCGACTAAAATTGCAGCATCCCCTATCTGAAGAGTTGATTGAGGTAACAGCTACTCCTCCCGCTCACTTTAAAAAACTTTTAGAGATGCTAAAAAGACGAACTACACTTTAA